The genomic window GGCCTTGAAGATGTAAAAAGCGAATTTTACCCGAAACGGCCCCGGCGCGCGCCGCCCCGGCGCCGCCCAGCCCACCCCGTACATGCGCCAGCTGCTCCTCGACCTCGTTCCCGACCTTCCGCCGACGCTGGAGAACTTCGCCGCCGGCGGCAACGCCGACGCGCTGACCGCGCTCGCCGGCTGGCTGGCCGCGGACAACCGCGAGCCCTGCCTGTTCCTGTGGGGCGACAGCGGCGCCGGCAAGAGCCACCTGCTGCGCGCCGCCGCGGAGGTCTATATCGACGCCGCCGCCGACCCGCTGCTGGCGACGGCGCCGGCCGACGCGCCCTTCCTCGCCGTGGACAACGTCGAGGCGCTCGCCGGCGACGGCCAGATCGCGCTCTTCAACCATTTCAACCGCCTGCGCATGGGCGGCGGCCGGCTGCTCGCCGCCGCCAGGCTGCCGCCGGCGCAGCTCGACCTGCGCGAGGACCTGCGCACGCGGCTGGGCTCCGGCCTGATCTACCGGCTGCGCCCGCTGTCCGACGCCGAGCAGACCGCCGCGCTGGCCGAGCAGGCGGCGCGCCGCGGCATGCGGCTGCCGGCCGACGCGCTCGCCTACCTGCAGGCGCGCGCGCCGCGCGACATGCGCTCGCTGGCCGCGCTGCTCGCCGCGCTCGACCGCTACTCCCTCGAACACAAGCGCCCGATCACGCTGCCGCTCCTGCGCGAAGTGCTGCAGGCGCCGCTGCACGACTGACACTCCCCGACGACGACCATGACCGCCTCCCTCGACCTCGCCCTGTTCGACCTCGACAACACGCTGCTCGCCGGCGACTCCGACTTCGAGTGGGCGCAGTTCCTGATCGGCCGCGGCGTGCTCGACCGCGAGCTGCACGAAGCGAAGAACCGCCGCTTCTACGAGCAGTACAAGGCCGGCACGCTGGACATCCACGAGTTCCTCGACTTCCAGTTGAAGCCGCTGTCGCGCCATTCGCGCGCCGAGCTCGACGCCTGGCACCGCGACTTCATGGCCACCCGCATCCGCCCGATCATGACGCCGGCGGCGAAGGCGCTGGTGCGCGAGCACCTCGACCGCGGCGACGTCTGCGCCGTCGTCACCGCCACCAACAGCTTCGTCACCGGCCCGATCGCCCGCGAGTTCGGCATCCCGCACCTGATCGCGACGGTGCCGGCGGTCGAGGACGGCCGCTTCACCGGCAAGCCGCGCGGCACGCCGTCGTTCCGCGAGGGCAAGATCCTGCGCGTCGAGGGCTGGCTGGAGTCGCTCGGCCTGTGCTGGCAGAGCTTCGGCCGCTCGTACTTCTACAGCGACTCGCACAACGACCTGCCGCTCTTGCAGAAGGTCAGCGACCCGGTCGCGGTGGACCCCGACGACACGCTGCGCGCGCACGCCGAAGCCGCCGGCTGGCCGCTGCGCTCGCTGCGCGGCGCCGTGTCATAATCGCCGCCTGCCACGGCGCCCCCGACCCGACAATCTCCTGACGCGATGATCCGAAAGTTCATTTCCCGCGTATCGAAGGCCCTCGGCCGCAAGAAGCCGCTCTCGTCCGAGCCGGCGGTGATCCCGCATTCCGTGCACGGCATCCGCCGCGAGCACCTCCACAGTTCCGCCCGGCGCGTCTGCGAGACGCTGCAGGACAAGGGCTTCAAGGCCTACGTCGTCGGCGGCGCGGTGCGCGACCTGCTGATCGGCGAGGATCCCAAGGACTTCGACATCGCCACCGACGCGACGCCGGAGCAGGTGCGCGCCGCCTTCCGCCGCGCGCGCATCATCGGCCGCCGCTTCCAGATCGTGCACGTGATGATCGGCGCCGAGACGCTGGAGGTGACGACCTTCCGCGGCGAGCTCGGCCACGACGCGAAGAAGGACGCGCACGGCCGCGTGCTCCACGACA from Azospira restricta includes these protein-coding regions:
- the hda gene encoding DnaA regulatory inactivator Hda, which produces MRQLLLDLVPDLPPTLENFAAGGNADALTALAGWLAADNREPCLFLWGDSGAGKSHLLRAAAEVYIDAAADPLLATAPADAPFLAVDNVEALAGDGQIALFNHFNRLRMGGGRLLAAARLPPAQLDLREDLRTRLGSGLIYRLRPLSDAEQTAALAEQAARRGMRLPADALAYLQARAPRDMRSLAALLAALDRYSLEHKRPITLPLLREVLQAPLHD
- a CDS encoding HAD family hydrolase, with translation MTASLDLALFDLDNTLLAGDSDFEWAQFLIGRGVLDRELHEAKNRRFYEQYKAGTLDIHEFLDFQLKPLSRHSRAELDAWHRDFMATRIRPIMTPAAKALVREHLDRGDVCAVVTATNSFVTGPIAREFGIPHLIATVPAVEDGRFTGKPRGTPSFREGKILRVEGWLESLGLCWQSFGRSYFYSDSHNDLPLLQKVSDPVAVDPDDTLRAHAEAAGWPLRSLRGAVS